CCTGTCTCACCTTGATGTCCCGAGTCATGTAGCCAATGCGGTGGTCTGTCACTCGGTCCTGACTGAAGTTGTAACTGCGAATCCTCTCAGCCTGGGCCCGAGTGCCCACCTACAGGAGAAAAAAGGATGGATGTGGTCACTCAgcactgttttctttttgtgttaGTGTGCGTTGTGCAGTGATCGCTGGTACCTGTTGCTTGTGCACTGTgtctttttgtatgtgtgtgtgtgatcgtgtgCGTTGTGCTGTGGTCGCTGGtacctgttgtgtgtgtattgtgcagTGGTCGCTAGTACCTGTTGCTTGCGTGCTGtgtctctctgttctgtttgtTTTCCCATGATGCTTTGGTACAGACGGGCCTTGAGTACCCGCATGGCTGTGTCTTTGTTTTGGATCTGGGAACGGGACTGTTGACACTCAGCCACTGTGCCTGAGGATGCAGcatacaaagagagagggtTTGACATTCTCCTGTAACAGAAACTCTTTAGTGACCAAAGTCCTTGTGAAGAAAATTGTAGCAaccatcaaatcaaatcaaatcaaatcaaatcaatatcTCTCAGATATTTGAGTCAGTGAGGTCATCAGTACATTTTATTCATTATTTAAAGCTAAATCTAAATGATGGCAGGATGACACTGACTTAAAATAAAACAAGGAATGATGAAATGTTCCTACCTGTGGGCAAGTGGACAATTCGGACAGCACTGTCTGTCGTGTTCACACTTTGACCCCCGGGCCCTTTTGATCTGAAAGTGTCGATTCTCAAATCTTTCGGGTCAATCTGAATCTCCACCTAAAGAATGTAGTTGATACCACAGCTGAGCTAACACAACTTCAAACAAATCATATACATTTTTATACAATACAGCACTACAGAAACATCTCAAACTAAATCATCTTTGATAGGAGAGTCTCAACTAGGAATATTACCACTCACTTCTACATTTTCTACAAACCCCCACCACCACGTACTTCAAAAGTTCAAGAGTGCCTTTGTATTATTTCACACCTTTTCATTGAAATAACCTAAAAGTGCTTAGACATGTAGGTACATGTTAATGTAGACTACTGCAGCTTGAAATGGATGATATTAAATGGAATATTTATGTGGGTGTGATGGCCTGTGTCTACAGGTGTCGGGAAGCCTCAGGAGCTAATGAGCTGCAGGTGTCCACATTTAAAGGGCTGCTTCCTCTCACCTTGAGAGGGCCATTCTTGCTTTGCAACACAGCATTCAGACACATTGCAAACATACATCCATGCACTACTGACAACTTACATGATGCCATCTCACActctttgtttgcttgtttgttattTGGTTAATTTGGTTATTACATCCACATTTTAGTTCAAATCCAACCTCTCGACTCCCTCAAAGGGTAAATCCTCATCAGAAACCCCTTTTGCAACATATCCAATTTTGTATGCAGCTCTAGAGGGGCAGACGTgggctactggttagcgcttcggacttgtaaccggagggttgccggttcgaaccccgaccaataggcatggctgaagtgcccttgagcaaggcacctaacccctcactgctcccgagcgctgctgttgttgcagtcagctcactgtgccagggttagtgtgtgcttcacctcactgtgtgttcgctgagtgtgtttcactaattcacggattgggataaatgagattaaatttccctcatgggatcaaaagagtatatatacttatacttatacatagtTGCAGTAATTCTCCACTGGCGTGAATATGTTAGCTGAAAAGTGTAGTAAAAGTATGAAGTGTAGTTACCTCGTTGGGCTGAGGCAGCACGATGACCATCATGGTTCCCGTGTGGATGCGCTGCATGCGCGAGGACAGCCCCACCTCAGGGATCCTCTGCACCCGGTGGGTGCCCCCCTCGAACTTCAGCCATCTGTAAACGGCCTCACCAGACACTTTCACTGCCGCATGGTGCAGTCCACCTACGAGGAACCACAACCCTGTGACAAGGACTACATGAGGAACCACAACCCTGTGACAGGGACTACACAAGGAACCACAACACAGCGACAGGGACAGAATGCAAGTTCAGATGCACAGTAACTTATACAGATGCACAAGACCTGAGAGAAATTGCCCTGCAGCAAGATGTTTGGAAGAAACCTTGTTCACataactgtaggcctatttgtataTGTATTCAAAGCAAGGGGAAAAACAAAGGACGTTAAGTCTAAGTACTTTACTCACAGAAGGTCCACAAGCACCTTGtcgttgtttgtgtgtgtgtgtgtaaaatgtatGAGAGATGTGAGTTTTACCATAGTCTGCAGGAGCGTAATTAAGGACGTCAAAGTGCCAGTTTTTGTAGCTGGCAAAACCTTCATACATGTCGAAGATCTCACGGGTAAACTGCTGGCAAATGTCACCTGGTGACAGCAACAGGCTGACATAATTATGAAAGAAAAGCCTACAAATGTATAACTCTATAatacataaaaatgtattattgtCAGAGAGTGTGTTCAGTTAAATAGCCTTTCAGTTACCTCCAGTAGTCCTGCCAGATGCTACTTCCAATATGACATTGCTGTCGTCATGCTCATCTAGTGGAACCAGAGCCTGGATCAACTGGATAAATTCAAACAAATATGCTAATCAATTAGAGGCTATTAAATTAGGTGATAACTAAACTACATTAGAGTTGGATAGTAGGCTATAGAAAAACTCTTACTTCTTTATTTAAGTCTTGGAGTGTTCTGGTGAGTTCAGCTTGTTCTTTTCTAAGCAGCTCAACCATTTGCTCGTCTTGGGTAGGGTCCGCTATAGTACCTTTCAAAATTGAGAACAGAACAGGTCAAGACGACTATCACTATATAGACAGCGCCACCTTGGGGTGATTATTATCCTCGCCATAAACACAAGcctatgatgcgaacttctgggtgtTCAGATTAATATTTTACATGAGATTATCAAGCGACGGCCTAGCCTACGTACTTTGAAGAAAGGACTCCACTTCTTGAAGATCTTTTGCAGCGTCTTCGGTGCATGTGAATGCGTTTACCACAGGCAACAGTTCCACTCGTCTTTGGTGACAGTGTCGCCTGTCAGAATCACTTAGATTCGCGTTTTGTAACGTGCCAGTGACAACTTTGTATTCATTCCTAAGCCTGTGTATGTACTTCTGTACAGCTTCATCCTTAAGCAAATGTACTGTCATTTTATGATTCTTCCGATATGGCTGGAGTCTGTGGTTTTGTGAACGGGAGATCAGCTGATTACCCAGGATTCCAGTCAATTTGACAGCGATGCCGTGGTGTCTTAGCGGTACACACGATTTCCAGAATATGGTCCATCTTAATGTCATCAGGAGTATAGGGCTTATGTAAAGTCTAACAACAAATTCCTTGAGACATTATAGTATCAGGACCTCTTGGAGTTTGTCTACAACTTAGGCCTACTGAAGGTCATGATAAATGCCCCTCGACGACAACCTAACGTTGAGGACTGGTGTAGGCTCGGCTACGCGTAAAACACAAAAGGCAACTTTTGCTTTCTAAGTCCATCCAGATTTTTATAAATTGCACGGGCTGTCGTCTGCTTGGAGCTTTCTGAATATCTCCAAACACTACAAATCACGATTTTACTTGCAGTCTAGTAGCCGAATGTTTCCACCATGCTGCAGTGTGATGAAAGCTGTTCTGTGCCATTttcaggaagagaaggagacgCCGGTTTAGAATTGTGGGATATGTAGTTCTTTGTAGCTCACTCATGACATTACTGGTTAGAatgcattgagaactttgacaGTTTCATATAGGTTAGAGCCATAGAAAGAGATAGCTAGTTTCACCCAAATTAAATAGAATACTTAGGCTACAACGTTTTGGATGCAAAACAATTTTCTCAAGCTCAACACAGACAAAACTGAAATTCTGCTGATTGGCCCTAAAAGCTAACCTGacccgcttagctccgcctagcttcactcacatccatctgggacctcttccattgagagtgatttctccaaccaactttatggtttagccaatcaggacgcagggcgggagtttcatagatgtgacatagcgtagaagcgactgtgagtctgttattagcgtcacggattggcttcgatgtgagtggttgaagtagcacgtcaatagatgacggacaagtggcttattcaatcatatgcaagcattttttgattaggtcTGAaacaacacttcaatggatcggttccagatggatgagtggagctaggtggagcgaaattcatctggctattgccaggttacctaaaagcatcctcaccaaATCTCCCCGTCTTAAAcatgcgtttaacctaaaaagcgtctccgtgtggacaggcccttacTCTCAACATTGATGGCTCACCTGTCCACTCTACCCCTGTTGTTAAAAAACTTGGCATTCAGCTTGACTCCACCCTTAGCTTTGATCCTCATATCAAATCACTCACTAGACTGCCTTTTTTCACCTCCGTAACATTGCCCGCCTCCGACCCTTCCTCTCTGCTAGTGATGCACAGACTTTGGTTCACTCTTTCATTATGTCCCGACTAGATTACGGCAACTCACTTTTCCTTGGTCTCCCCACTAAATCACAACAAcatcacccccattctccatcaactccattggctaccagttccgtcccggatcaaatacaaagtactactactcaccttcaaagccctccacaaccttgctcccccctacatccgcgacctcctgaccccttacactccttcccgctcactcagatcctctgaccaaaacctcttggctATCCCGCGCTCCAGACTCTCATCAGCTGGATTTGACCCTCTTGACTATCCcccgctccagactctccacccagggtggcaggtccttcagtgccttggcccacaaactctggaactccatCCCCCAACCTCTTCGttcctgtccttctcttcctttcttcaaagcacatctcaaaacctttctgtttaatgatcacttctcctccacacccaacacataggtccatacagataacttgtctttgttgtattgttttgtttgtttgttatcgtgtttccttgccttcctactatgtaaagcgaccttgggtttgagaaaggcgctatataaaataaacgtattattattattattattattattattattattattacctgcTATGGCGATAACACTAGAGATCACTTCCTGCCTAAGCCTATTTTATTCAGCCTTCCCACACACTAAAGCACATgcgtacacatgtgttattgcATGACAAATTAAACCAAGTCTGGAGTTCATTCCTTTCATTTGCATTTGGTAGCTGTTCATTGGAACTCAATGAATGAGCATGTGGTCCAAAGCTAAAAGTTGCGGGATGACTTCTGATGTA
The Alosa sapidissima isolate fAloSap1 chromosome 23, fAloSap1.pri, whole genome shotgun sequence genome window above contains:
- the mtrf1 gene encoding peptide chain release factor 1, mitochondrial; translation: MTLRWTIFWKSCVPLRHHGIAVKLTGILGNQLISRSQNHRLQPYRKNHKMTVHLLKDEAVQKYIHRLRNEYKVVTGTLQNANLSDSDRRHCHQRRVELLPVVNAFTCTEDAAKDLQEVESFLQSTIADPTQDEQMVELLRKEQAELTRTLQDLNKELIQALVPLDEHDDSNVILEVASGRTTGGDICQQFTREIFDMYEGFASYKNWHFDVLNYAPADYGGLHHAAVKVSGEAVYRWLKFEGGTHRVQRIPEVGLSSRMQRIHTGTMMVIVLPQPNEVEIQIDPKDLRIDTFRSKGPGGQSVNTTDSAVRIVHLPTGTVAECQQSRSQIQNKDTAMRVLKARLYQSIMGKQTEQRDTARKQQVGTRAQAERIRSYNFSQDRVTDHRIGYMTRDIKEFMRGGEQLEELISALLEHSDLEALLELVESDRLPRRETDPGSAAEEGD